In Alphaproteobacteria bacterium LSUCC0719, the genomic window CGCATGGGCCACCCGGGGGTACCGGTACATGTGCAGGTGCGCCCGACAGGGATTGGTGGAGTGTGGGTTTTCGGGGTTACGTCCTGCCCCATGTAGGCATCGAGTTTCCCAGCCGTAATCTGGTTTTCCTGATTGAAGTCAGAACAATCAGATAAAATTACCGTGGTTTTTGGAAAGGCAGCCTCTGCTGAAGTGGTTGGTGTGACAAAACAATATGCCGTATTGTTTTGATGCCATTAACGTGTGGTGGACAAAAATTAAGACGGCTTAATTATGTCAAAAGACAGTGTATTACAAGAGAGAGCAATACGAACTCGGGAAGCATTACGCGAAGCTTTCATCTATTCCCTCGAGCGAAATGGATATCTAGACACATCCATCTCAAAAGTTGCAGAAGCAGCAAATAGCAGTGTTGGGGCTTTTCAGAACCATTTCGGCACAAAGAAAGCCGCGCTAATGCTGTTTTGGGAAGACTACTGCACAGAAGCTAACGAGGAAATCGATGCGATCAGAGGGCAGTTCATACGCGCATCAAGTTTTGAAACTGAAGAGTTTCTATTTTGTCTTTCGCAAAAAACGGCCAAACTCCAAGAAGCAAACACTGGCTTAAACCAAGCTATGAATGTTCATTTTGTGAAAGATAGAAACTTACATCAGAAAACAATTGAAGTC contains:
- a CDS encoding TetR/AcrR family transcriptional regulator, which gives rise to MSKDSVLQERAIRTREALREAFIYSLERNGYLDTSISKVAEAANSSVGAFQNHFGTKKAALMLFWEDYCTEANEEIDAIRGQFIRASSFETEEFLFCLSQKTAKLQEANTGLNQAMNVHFVKDRNLHQKTIEVMENMVDTIFEVLSTKADVKVSPGAARFAAQIIITLNLNYTLGGARLLPTNAEARHRGLARSAAAHIV